Proteins encoded in a region of the Apostichopus japonicus isolate 1M-3 chromosome 19, ASM3797524v1, whole genome shotgun sequence genome:
- the LOC139960365 gene encoding glutathione S-transferase alpha-4-like, translating into MEDKPKITYLRGRAFVEVSRLIFAAKDIEIEEEYTTTKAHFEKLRADGKLMFMQLPLIEIDGMCLVESHAQENYLGWKYDMLGTTKEERGHILMLYEGARSFHDVAQPARWIVFQPEEKWSSFAKEATEKARKRYLPPYEKTLAENGTGFLVGDSVTIADCALFNILSYLDEMACYDNVLNDYPHCKAFVGKFSELPGVKKYLDSPRRFPPPDVAYGKEALAVLF; encoded by the exons ATGGAGGACAAACCTAAAATCACTTACCTTAGAGGTCGGGCATTCGTTGAGGTTTCTAGACTTATTTTCGCTGCTAAGGATATTGAG ATTGAGGAAGAATATACAACGACTAAAGCTCATTTTGAGAAGCTTAGGGCAG ATGGAAAATTGATGTTCATGCAGCTCCCACTCATCGAGATTGATGGTATGTGCCTTGTCGAGTCACACGCTCAAGAAAATTACCTCGGATGGAAATATGACATGCTAGGAACCACCAAGGAAGAAAGAGGACA TATACTGATGCTTTATGAGGGAGCACGGTCTTTTCATGACGTAGCTCAACCTGCTAGGTGGATTGTATTTCAACCCGAAGAGAAATGGTCAAGTTTTGCGAAAGAGGCAACTGAAAAAGCGAGAAAAAGATACCTTCCTCCGTATGAAAAG ACTCTAGCCGAGAATGGTACTGGGTTTCTGGTCGGTGACTCTGTCACGATTGCTGACTGTGCTTTGTTCAACATCCTCTCGTATCTTGATGAGATGGCTTGCTATGATAATGTCCTCAATGACTACCCGCACTGTAAA GCGTTTGTAGGGAAATTCTCCGAGCTTCCAGGGGTAAAGAAATATCTCGATAGTCCTCGGCGTTTCCCTCCCCCGGATGTGGCGTATGGGAAGGAGGCCCTCGCAGTTTTGTTTTAG